From the Ctenopharyngodon idella isolate HZGC_01 chromosome 3, HZGC01, whole genome shotgun sequence genome, one window contains:
- the plcl5 gene encoding inactive phospholipase C-like protein 2, producing the protein MAEPQASESVAGPLYELVSEATTPTRDAAAAAALSISDTYQTYLDVSAAAHPVYGAEGVYSNGRYREHSSPRIGTRNRDSSAERCTGTGNPPCGIMKDGSKQRQARKKTVSFSSMPSDRKMNSTAACMAFMMEGCEMKKVRSNSRMYNRYFLLDPDMRWLRWEPSKKDSEKAKLEIKSIKEVRLGKKTPVLRSNGLSDQFPDECAFSIIYGDNYESLDLVASTAEVVSTWVMGLRYLVSYGRHMVGVVEPNQPSVRTSWIGSVFELADPQRQGHIDLFRATQIIKGLNPGMRESRIELKFKELQKAKDCYGEGIDLDTFVEAYCELCTRPEIFFLLVQFSSNKEYLDSKDLMLFVEVEQGVEGVTEEMCREIVHKYEPSAEGRNNGYLSIDGFTHYLLSSECHIFDPQHKHVCQDMTQPLSHYYINSSHNASLLEDHYWGSSDLSSYIRALRMGCRSIEVVVWDGPDCEPVVYVGSSVASQLAFCKVLDVINQYAFEGSEYPLILCLVTHCSVPQQRVMAQHLKKILGDKLHIEPPNMEDHYLPSPEKLKGKILIKGKRLPTDSHESEGEVTDEEEGFEMSRRMMGVDDKDQLNGIGCKRLRLCKELSDLVTLCKSVQFRDFETSKREQRYWEICSFNEVDANHFANEFPEDFVSYNKRFLSRVYPTPMRIDASNMNPQDFWKCGCQIVAMNYQTPGLMMDLNLGWFRQNGNCGYVLRPAIMREEVSYFSANARDSLPGVSAQLLHIKVISGQNLPKPRGSAAKGDVVEPYIYVEIHGIPADCTEQRTKTVSQNGDNPIFDESFEFQINLPELAALRFVVLDDDYIGDEFIGQYTIPFECLLPGYRHVPLQSLTGEFLPNTTLFVHVAITNRRGGGKAHKRGLSVRKGRKTREYTSTKTTGIKVVDELFRASTQPLREATDLRENVQNAMVSFKELCGLTPAANMKQCILTVSSWLMNSERALRVMVNLSEAYPTMEAHGPIPELLRKVLTAYDTMIQTSRTLIESADGVYSKLTQAQRAGLDFHEDLHRIGAREGLKGRKLQKAMESYAWNITVLKGQADLLKHAKGEAVDTLRQIQCAAHSCGLAKNGASTSPASPLLPPHARPLHTIHETETDGTTLH; encoded by the exons GATGGTTCAAAGCAGAGGCAGGCAAGGAAGAAGACTGTCTCATTCAGCTCCATGCCAAGTGACCGCAAGATGAACAGCACGGCTGCCTGCATGGCCTTCATGATGGAAGGCTGTGAGATGAAAAAAGTTCGCTCCAATTCTCGCATGTACAATCGTTACTTCCTATTGGACCCTGACATGCGCTGGCTCCGCTGGGAACCATCAAAGAAAGACTCCGAGAAAGCCAAGCTTGAGATCAAGAGCATCAAAGAAGTTCGGTTGGGAAAGAAAACACCCGTCCTACGCAGCAACGGCCTTTCGGATCAGTTCCCGGATGAGTGTGCTTTCTCAATTATATATGGAGACAACTATGAGTCTTTGGATCTGGTCGCAAGCACGGCAGAAGTGGTTAGCACCTGGGTGATGGGACTGCGGTACCTGGTCTCATATGGGCGGCACATGGTGGGCGTAGTCGAACCCAATCAACCTAGTGTAAGAACATCCTGGATTGGGTCAGTGTTCGAGCTAGCTGATCCACAAAGGCAAGGACACATTGACCTATTCCGGGCCACCCAAATCATCAAGGGTCTCAATCCTGGCATGAGGGAGTCTCGCATTGAACTGAAGTTCAAAGAGCTACAAAAGGCCAAGGACTGCTATGGGGAAGGCATTGATTTAGACACTTTTGTAGAAGCCTACTGTGAACTGTGCACACGTCCTGAGATCTTTTTCTTGCTGGTTCAGTTCTCCAGCAACAAAGAGTACCTGGACTCCAAAGACTTGATGCTCTTTGTGGAGGTGGAGCAGGGAGTGGAGGGAGTCACAGAGGAAATGTGTCGAGAGATTGTGCACAAGTACGAACCCTCTGCTGAAGGACGTAACAATGGTTACTTGTCCATAGATGGCTTCACACACTACCTCCTGTCATCCGAGTGCCACATTTTTGACCCGCAGCACAAGCATGTTTGTCAGGATATGACGCAGCCCCTTTCACACTACTACATCAACTCTTCCCACAACGCCTCACTTTTGGAAGATCACTATTGGGGCTCATCGGACCTCAGCAGCTACATTAGGGCGCTACGCATGGGTTGTCGAAGCATAGAGGTTGTAGTCTGGGATGGCCCTGACTGTGAGCCCGTAGTCTATGTTGGTAGCTCTGTTGCATCCCAGCTGGCCTTCTGTAAAGTTCTAGATGTCATTAACCAGTATGCCTTCGAGGGTTCAGAGTATCCACTAATCCTCTGTCTTGTCACACACTGCAGTGTCCCCCAGCAGAGGGTCATGGCTCAACACCTGAAGAAGATTCTTGGGGACAAACTGCACATTGAGCCTCCTAATATGGAGGACCATTACTTGCCCTCCCCTGAGAAACTCAAGGGAAAGATACTCATAAAAGGGAAGCGCCTGCCTACAGACTCTCACGAGTCTGAAGGGGAGGTCACGGATGAAGAAGAAGGCTTTGAGATGTCCAGGAGAATGATGGGTGTAGATGACAAGGACCAGCTCAACGGGATTGGCTGCAAACGATTACGACTCTGCAAAGAACTTTCTGACCTGGTCACCCTCTGCAAGTCTGTGCAGTTTCGTGACTTTGAGACGTCGAAACGGGAACAGAGGTATTGGGAGATTTGCTCCTTTAATGAGGTTGATGCCAACCACTTTGCCAATGAGTTTCCTGAGGACTTTGTCTCTTACAATAAGCGATTTCTGTCACGGGTATACCCAACGCCCATGCGCATTGATGCTAGCAACATGAATCCACAGGACTTCTGGAAGTGTGGTTGTCAAATTGTGGCAATGAATTACCAGACTCCAGGTTTGATGATGGATTTGAACCTTGGCTGGTTTAGGCAAAACGGCAACTGTGGCTATGTCCTGCGTCCAGCAATAATGCGTGAGGAGGTGTCGTATTTCAGTGCCAATGCTCGTGACTCGCTTCCTGGAGTCTCAGCCCAGCTCCTCCACATCAAGGTGATCAGTGGTCAAAACCTACCAAAGCCTCGAGGCTCTGCTGCTAAAGGCGACGTGGTAGAGCCATACATCTATGTGGAGATCCATGGAATTCCTGCAGACTGCACAGAACAACGCACAAAAACTGTCTCGCAAAATGGTGACAATCCGATTTTTGACGAAAGCTTTGAGTTCCAGATCAACCTTCCCGAACTGGCTGCTTTGCGTTTTGTTGTCCTTGATGATGACTACATTGGCGATGAATTTATTGGCCAGTACACCATTCCTTTTGAGTGCCTGCTTCCTGGCTACCGGCACGTACCATTGCAGTCGCTTACAGGGGAGTTTTTGCCTAACACcacattgtttgttcatgttgcCATTACAAACCGGCGAGGTGGGGGTAAGGCCCATAAGCGGGGTCTCTCTGTGAGAAAGGGCCGCAAAACAAGGGAATACACCTCTACTAAGACCACAGGGATCAAAGTAGTAGATGAGCTCTTCAGGGCATCGACCCAGCCACTACGGGAAGCAACAGACCTACGGGAAAACGTACAG AATGCCATGGTGTCGTTCAAGGAGCTCTGCGGTCTGACTCCGGCAGCTAACATGAAACAGTGTATCCTGACTGTGTCCTCCTGGCTGATGAACAGCGAGCGAGCGCTACGGGTAATGGTAAATCTCAGCGAGGCCTACCCCACCATGGAAGCCCATGGCCCCATTCCAGAGCTACTGCGTAAAGTGCTCACCGCTTATGACACG ATGATCCAGACAAGTCGTACACTGATCGAATCAGCCGATGGTGTGTACTCTAAACTTACACAAGCACAGCGAGCAG GATTGGATTTTCATGAGGATCTGCATCGAATCGGGGCAAGAGAAGGATTGAAAGGGAGGAAGTTACAGAAGGCCATGGAGAGTTACGCTTGGAACATCACTGTGCTAAAG GGCCAGGCAGACCTGTTGAAGCACGCGAAAGGAGAAGCGGTAGACACTTTGCGACAGATTCAATGTGCTGCTCACTCGTGTGGCTTAGCCAAGAATGGAGCCTCCACATCCCCTGCCTCTCCTCTACTGCCGCCTCATGCGCGGCCCCTCCACACCATCCACGAGACTGAGACGGACGGCACCACCCtgcactga